Below is a genomic region from Culicoides brevitarsis isolate CSIRO-B50_1 chromosome 2, AGI_CSIRO_Cbre_v1, whole genome shotgun sequence.
AAGTTTCAGGATGCAGTGATTTGAGTTGTTGAAGTACGTAAAATCCGTCGACAGCAAGATTTTCACCGCCTTTTCCGTCATGCTGAATGCAATGAAGTATTTGTAAGCCAGATGCGTCGTTAAAATAAGTGTTATCATTGTGCGCgggcaaaaagtttttagtgTAGGCAAAGTCATCGTGATCTTTTGTATCGGAAAATGTCCACATTTCACCGAAAAACGTCTTCATTATTGGAAAAAGCCGGGTTATCGCAGTTTCAGTTCCTTTTTCTGTCGCTGgaacattttcaataaaagccACGCCATATTTTATCAAGCTATCTAGAACAATTCGAACGGTTGAGTCACTTTTTAAAAGATCCCCTACATCCACTCTCGCGtaatttaattcttgaatACTTGACTGGttccataaaatttctttggatGTTTTGTAAGCCGGAAGCCGCACATGATATtgatatttataaagaaattccAAATCGTATGAAGATTGATGACCATCAGAccctgaaatattttcaataaattaataaaaaaaatatttttaatataaaaacaacCTTACAtgtaacaattaattttccattttcaacTACGTGACTTTTTGGCCGAATATCCAAGCTGATTTccataaagttaaattttcgttGTGACGTACTCTTGTCATAACAATTTTCGCAACGACAATGATCTCTTAACCAATAATAATTCACACGAATATTGCTTTCATTGTATGGAATCTCTAGAAAATCTGCCATTTTTGCCCAATTTATGCCGATTAATATCCAAGAACAGGtctattttgtttgaaatccGACAAACAACTgagactaaaaataaatttgagtgAGTGTGATGACTTTTGAATTGTTCGAAAGAGCAGATAGTGATCTTTTATAAATGAGATAATGCGTTATCTCATGagcgattattttattacgtgTACACACATTTGTAAAACATTGTAAACTTTGATCAGTATCGTTCATTCATCCTATCGCAATatgtatataattatttttttttacaatcctcataattttttctgtaaaacaaATTGAAAGATATAAGagagtttaaagaaaaataaaaattttaagtaaataaactGAATGTTCCTTCATAACatataataaaagtttctattttagttttttttcacaaaacaaaAGGGCGTTTGCGAGAAAAGCACAAtctcattatattttattttttgtagttcacttttttgtatctaaaatacaaatattttagttgttcttttcacaataaaagttCCAAGAATTTCgatcaatttttagttttcacaaaatttgtatGGTACTCcaaggtttttaaattttctacagGATACCTAAAACACAAAACTGACCGTATATATATATGACCGTAGTctcgtatatattttttcgtatttgttGCTGAAATGCGCGCAAGTTGAATGTCTTATTCTAATGTTGTTAAACTATAatgttttttagataatttcttCATTGCTGCCACACAATAGTTTTGCCAATGCTGCCTTACACCAAATGAGATGATATGACATGGAAAAAGGTCGTCATTGTCGGGAAAGagcagagacaaaaaaaaattaaatggcaCAACAAATACCTACAAGCCTTTTTCTTGCACGAAATGtcttgaatatttaatgtaatttaattttattgctgtGTGTCGTGCTTACCATTTCTATATGTctataattatcattattgttgttattatgaaAATGTAGATACCACGACGAAGACGATGACAGCGGGTAAGTTTCTGTTGTGTGCGAGTTGGTGCTGGGTAATAGcattaaattttgcataatttttccgTCTTTTCAAATGCTTCTCCCtccattttcatttattattacgatGAAGATTATTATTGCTCTACTTTCATCACTATCGCGCGGGTTTCATTGTAGTCAGTTGAAGTCAGATGTATAAGAGGATCAAATTGGGAGGGCTTCCCCtaattatattcaattttttatattttatttaatagacAATAATTCTCGCTGTACTCGTAAGTTAAAGGCACTTCAGACCTACACCTGTCTCGGATTCAGCCATCAACGGCAGAGcgcaatgagaaaaaaaaagagtctcCGAATAAACAAGTAAAcattttgtgtgttattttttgaataaatttaatcttgtTTTTCTAACTAAGcaagctgctgctgctgctcgaCATTGTAGGACCTAACAACACTTTGGCAGACAATTTGCTTACTCCCTTTTAgttgtgaaaataaataaaatttgcataaaataagtGCATGTACTTGTCATTTCAGACTTTTTCTCAAAAGTTGTTCGTAGTAACAGTTGAGTTGCATGCAATATACAAATAGAAGTAAAGCGATGTAGTGGAGAAACAACGCTTATGCAAATTAGCTGCTTATTTTGGTTTGCATTTCTTCAACTACTTCGAGCATAAAAGTGATCAGCTCGCACCGTTTGTAACAAtgttatctaaaaattttgtttaactcAAGATTATTGTGTCATTATTGTATTTTCACtgtaaaatgcaaatttttttccttggtttcaggattttttttcggaaaaaatttcaagacacaaaagaaaatattttaataggtCGCTCTAAacttatttcaaactttttattccaaaaaagaaataaaaaagatattttgtaatattttttcatatgaaatcACCATTTTTGAccgtttttttgtaatttataaattatttttattatatttaattaattagtaatgatttttatttatttttcttatttttatttaaactgaaaaaataattaaaaaattttaaatgtaatagaaatatatttcaaaaactattttcaaaatattgattttcgtaaaaaactttttttaaagtttaaaaagtattattaaaaagggtacaaaattttttaaaaatatttttgtcgcaTTCCGTCTTTTCAAAATGAGCAAAGGgacaacaaattaaaaaaatggggtttcctaaacaaaaaaaaataaattcaatttacagtttaaaatacataattatCAAAAGGGTCCCTCAatgtcattttcaaaaaaaggtaGAATGAGTACCTTTTCTTCGATTTGTTGATGTCATCaacaattttctaaattatttactaCCTAATCTATTATGAGAAAGAtgatattgtttatttatttatttttgttacgaaaacaattttcacttttttttttgtttacaattcTTTAGGTTTTGTTATTTCcacaaattgtttttgtttatattttttatacatgatcgtttttgttcttttcgccaatttctcttttctttaaaaagagtttgctttaaaaaaaatcccgaaTCATCGTTTGTGtattaaagaacaaaaaaatcttaaaaagatGAATTCTTAACACCTGTtcaaatgattaaattaaatttctctttaatgcatgattataaaaaattatgaaaaaataaaaaaatattttcatcttcATCAAAACTTGGGTCAACGCGCATTGCACCACCGCAATGGTACAACAAAAACTACaaactaatgaaaaataaaattaaatggacgCTCATAATTAAATATCCTGAAAATCTTGTGAAACCATAGACTCAAATACAGTgtgataatgaaattaaattaaattaagagtaTTTTTCTTGCACAGTATAATTTTCTAGAGGAACAAACTCACCCACATATACTCTTCCGTTTTATCATAagcatataaattaatttgaatttaattaaattattattcatggaACCGAAGCAGACACTCAGGAAATGCCTGTGATGCcacaatatttttctatgaatatttaatattgaaaattttttaatttgtcaagaactatttttttcccataaaaaGTTTGTCATTTCAATCTTAGTACTTTTTACACCTCAGCGgaacaacatgaaaaaaaactcaggGACATCATTTTCAGTGCAAAGTCAAGTAGCCATTGACATTGCTCATTGAAATGTAAAAGGATGTTTCATTGCGCCAGATGacacaagaaacaaaaaaaaaatcttacaagtCGGTACGTTTTCCGtttacttcttcttcttcatgttACAGGAAATCATCAGTTCTctttctttttcatatttccgCTTCCTTGCCAAGATGCTAGTGGAAAAAAGGTCTGTATACAGATTTTATATTCATTGATTCTCCTTTTTTGCGATTGTTTTATTGTCGCTGCCAAGTTACGATGACGCGTGTAACaggataaatatttgaaagttcGTTCAATTCGTTAAATTTGTATTGCTGTAGTATATATTGCGTACATGCATTATTGTCACTGATTcagaaaaaatcgaacaatACATGTAGACAGAAAAATCGCGTGTAATATTTACTTCTTGAATCTTTCATCATTtcgattacattttttatttgttggcattgctcagagagaaaaaaaatcaatacaaaatgtgtttttgtCGTCAAATTTGACAGTAAGTAGTATTGAACAGATATATAAtaggaacatttttttgtgaaactcTAAACTGAGCACACGAGGCagcaatttttatccaatttttacgcatgaaaaagtattttccaTCTATTCGTTATGACAATAATTTTACATCAGGCACCTTATTGAACGACATTTTGCTAAATCGATGTTAATGCCGATATGCAGAttctgataataataataataatattgaaatgcACTTGCTCACCAGACTACATAGAGTGTTGTTGTTATATTATTCTTGTACAACTGCGATATAAAAGTCACTGCATTAAATTGGATTACATTTTAATGCTACTTTACAGGCTCATACACTCGAAAATTATATGCACCACTTGCTTGTTGCTACAATAATGTatgttcatcatcatcatcttcacgTGAACATGTGTTTCAAAGACAACACAGACACATCAATCcgcttatttttgatttatatccCAAAAGTAAGTGATTTgcagtaaatattttcttaaacgCACacactcaaaatttattgtttgccAAATGCAAGATTACCATCAAAAGGTATCTAGATTGCAACACACCATTTTAAATGCAATTCATTACAATTAGTTAGCAATTACTACCACTATAATAATAGTTTATGGGCAAACCACGAACAaacaaatgataatttaaCAACGATAGTGTACAATGCTACAACCCTAAAGCCATCGTCATAAGTAATAACTTACAAAAATAAGACATAAAATATCCATTTTGACGTTGATTTATTGTGAGTGAAGAAGCAGTCATGTTTAATTTGTGGATGAAATGGTTAAAGACGGAAGTTGCTTtaaagacataaaattttaacttaaaagcgTTGACAAATAGAATTTCATGACAAAAAGTccgtttgaaaaataatacgcttttaaaaattaatttgttcttgaaataaattctttttgaatttgctccaaatgcactaactaaaagtaattttgttgttctaatctttatatatttaatttagcccgctccaaaattttttcaatttttctgtctCATGCCCCacttcaaaagtcaaaaatccaattgggtaaaataataaaaattgaaattgaaaaattgaaaattcatcaaaattgacagtgttttttttgactgtaaaacaaaatttaacataaattttcttctctaaattttttttttaaatatttttaaaatttttagacaattatttttatgaaattgttttggttgaatttttgacttgaaatattctgagatgaatttttaataaatattcattaaagtattcattaatgatcaaaaattgttaatactttgtcattttgtgtaaaaaagtattttaaaaacttttttattattttgaaaaaaatcttatgggacaaaaacatcgaaaaaaatttggaacggccttaaaTCTAatctttatattaaaattatattaaataaattgaatgtcaaattaaaattaataaaaaaaaaactttattttgtttgaaaattataaaaacaaaactttgaaTTGACTTAAATATAGCGtactttttaaatgataatttcaattaattttttttaattgaaaaattgggaaaaataactttaaacaatattaaaaaccactaaaaattctaaatttcccttgttaacatttttgtaatttaactCTAGATGTGatgaaacatttaattttcataaaaaattcagcaaaattgcAATCCAGGGATAATTATAGATTTGTAGTTTAATATGGGAAgaaatttctataattttggGAACCCTAAATGTAAAActattttgttatttgaatCTGTCCGAAAGCATAAAATATAgttttagtaaataaaatttttcagttttttttatttattttattatctcattttgaaaaattaaatctcctCATCATTCGTATTTATTTACTACTGCGTTGTTAAACCGTTCAATACTAGTTCAATGGGAAATACTATCTCTGTTCATTTGTTTAATATAGTTTTCCGATGTGTTTTTCTTACATCAATGACTGGAAGGAGCAATAATAGACGatataacatttaaaaataaatcccttTCGAATATAGCTATGAATGTATGTATAAAGCTATAAACAAAAGGGAATAAACGAACACATGAccataaaaatgaaagaaaccaTCGGAGaataaaatcgagaaaaaggGAATAAGGTCAGTTATTCAAGAGGAATTACGCAAGAGAAGAgaaataaatgcaaataataggtcgatttctttgaatttctacattttattttattccacaTTCATTGTACGATGAACTGAATAGTTTGTTTGGTCTTAaacgattattattgttcCGTGATGGTTAAAAATGCTCTTTTcccagaattttaaattttctgtgaactaattttcagcaaaaaaaactacgTTTGACCAATGAGACAAATGGCAAAACCTTGGTTGATATAATCTTGCAAACAGGTCACGTGTTGTTTccgtatttaaaattataaacatcctttaacatacaaaaaaatgttctaacaAACACGTGTCCCaaacaaaaatccatcaaagagTACgtcagctaaaaaaaaataaaaaaaagaaaaattaattaacttcttCCTTTTCTCCCTCATCATTGTCATTGTGCggcaataaaatgtttgtgttGTTTTATTTCTATCGCGATAATATGTTTCGCATTAATACTAGCCTgctaatttttacaaaagcaAGTAAgaagtaaaatatatttcgtcAAACACAAATATTGTCATTTAGTTTATGACAGCTggcaaatatcaaaataattttctgctaAGCGTGAATTTTGTGTGGGtgggtgtgtgtgtgtgtgaaagttgtaataataaaaacgggAAAAAGCAAGACGTGCTGACGTTGAAAGGGGAACTTCATGGTTTTTCTTACGAAATTgctaaatttatgtatttatgcTTCATAAATTCATATAAGCTGCTTCAATGATTTTCTcgtctttttttgtgaaagacAAAAAGAGTGACAcacagcagcaacaaaaaagcCAAGAAATATAAGCGGAACAgttcagaaaataattattattagtatcTATTTGCATTTGAGCTAGCTAAACACGGTCATGGTAAATGAGATACCCCAAATACACGACGGTGTATGTAGCTTAATGAAGATGGAAAAAGATCTAAAAGTCGTTATATTAAGTGAAGCAGAAGGCGGaaagaataaatattgattctTAAGATGATAATGACAGtgatattattttcattaggAATTTTACTTCAGTAGCTGGAAAAATAAACGTAATCATCGTCATTTAATGGGCGTAGTTATGATTACTGTTCACGAATGCTCGCTCTGTaacgttattttttcttgttcttaacctaattgaaaattcaaaatatgcgAGGCTCTCGACGAACAATGTAACAATAACtcaagtataaaaatttatgttcacgTTGATACATTTCATGttcagttttgaaattttaagtaattatttgcttacaatttttcacacaaaattcatAAGACGAAATCTTGTCGTATGAAACTTGCTAAGCTTTCAATACTTTACTCAAGATTCACATATGTTTAACTTTCTTAATGGATTCATTGATCCATTGCATTTAAGAGAAACCTTAACACCGTTGTAGACACGATTTTAGTTTGAACCAATCATTGcatcttcaataattttcagtgTATTTCGACGAAACTTTCTAAAACTCATTGTAGGAAATTATATCATATATATTCAACAAAATCTACTTATAGAGGATACTCAATTTGATTCGACTTGCAGAACATTTACATTTCAATTAATGTTTCAATAAACATGTATAAAAGCTTAGGAAGATAGAAATTGAATGAcacttaaaaattacattgaaaTATCATCTTCGTTTTAAATACtcttaatgtttatttatttagtttttgtttcaaaagtaTCTGATGTGTAATTAAAAGCTCTTCGTTTGtgcagttaaataaaattttattgaacgatttttaaaaaaatgaatgatatttatttatattttattatgcatCTAATGAATTTGAGCCAAAATTATCATGTGTATTTATAATCACTGATTCAGAGTGTACTTACCTATAAAATTctttgtcaaaatattgattaaaattgcttgtttattttattatgttggtttaatgttttgttttttttttatttaattatagttTTAAGAATACTTTTCCATCCTTaattattgttgaattttattcatttttattaaattctaattaatattttttatatatttattttttttaaattatcattcaATTCCCAATTGAAGTGTATTTAGTTACAcagtaaattttatgttatagttatataatttaaattatctttcTGTCTATTCCTAATTTTACTATTATATAGATATTTTACATGATTAGTAAaacagcaataaaatttttatatttatcgaTTCCCTATCAATCAATTTGTgtcatatttaatatttatctcgTACAAATGTTTTATTGTTATGTATTGAATATGTACAAAAATGGGAGtacttttaacattaaaaaatatctcatatttattttacctttgtacaactttttatatttgattcattaaaaattctttttgattttcacTTTATTAACACCTAACTATATTCTATGCGAAGTGACCTGGgtgtgaaaatttcaatgaaatcaaATATGATGagattgaatttgattttttgctgcttttgcttttgatatttatacgtttgttttttttttgttggaatgtaaaataatggaaatattTGTAGAGAACTTGATAAATTACATGAGATAACAATAAGTTTGATGACAATGAATTTTGATAAGAATGAGGAATGTTatggaataaaaaatagtatcacatttatattttttcatacacatCTATCcatgaaatatttcttaaaacttaatttgggAGAGTTTGTGTGGgtaaaattgatacaaatgCACGCCACATTTATAccgacaatttaaaaattaccatcAAGGGAGAGATATGCAAACATAAAATTGTAGGCCTATTTTGCGTTGTACAcctatttatgaaataaaaagtagTGAGCGTGAGTGAGAGATAATGAGAGGCATATGAATGACCACCTTTAACGttttacatattaaaataCTAACTACTAGCTATGTATGATAATTTGTTTGTCACACAGAAATCTCTTGAATTTGAACGCGTTTCTTGGATGTGCTTGGCGTGGAAGGTCCACCCTGATTTCGAAGGATGCCTGCTTGGAAGGGCATCCCTTTTGGTGGCGGAGGTGGTTCCGGTATGCCGGGACTGAGATCGCGATCACTTTCGCTCATGATCAAGTTATTATCGGTATTTGTGGCTTGAGTTGCTTGGTGACAGTGCTCTACGAGAACATTGCGGATACTATCACTATTGTCAGAAGGTGGATGGGACGTATAGGTGGGCGGATAAACAACTAATGAGTCGTTTGTGTGTTGAATAATATTGTGTTGGTGCTGTGGCGTTGCACAATGTGCCTGGATAATCGACTGGGTCCCGCTGCTGTTCGACGTTGACGGACATCTGAATTCCTGCATTGGCAGTTCGACGGTGCACAGTTTCTCCTTCAAATGCATCTCGTATTCGCCGAAACCATTGGCACCAGCTAAACTCTGCATGCTGCTTTTGCGACTGCAGCTGCTGCCGCCTCCACCTCCGCCTATTTGGCCGGTGATCAACTTGTGCTGGTACCTCTCGATGCTAGGCGACGACGAAGAATTTATCAAATCTGTTTCAGTCAACTCTTCTTTGCGCTTTGTATAATTGGCACGTTTTTCCCGCTGATAATAAATGGCAGCGAATATGAACACGTTCAGCAGGAGAAGGAAGCAACCGACCGCTATTGTTATTGTCAATGCTGTTGCATAACTTTGCAGATGTGTGCTTGCGAGGCGCTTTAATAAACTATTATCGTTACTGTTGTTACTGCCGCCATTATTGTTATGTTGCGGCCGGGTGGCTGCAATTGTCGGCACAATTGTCGTATTTGGAGGACAttctactttattttttgttgttgttgttgttcgtttttggcatgaggaaaaatagacaaaacaaaaaatcggaaaagttTAAACTTTATCATTG
It encodes:
- the LOC134831212 gene encoding trimethyllysine dioxygenase, mitochondrial; this encodes MADFLEIPYNESNIRVNYYWLRDHCRCENCYDKSTSQRKFNFMEISLDIRPKSHVVENGKLIVTWSDGHQSSYDLEFLYKYQYHVRLPAYKTSKEILWNQSSIQELNYARVDVGDLLKSDSTVRIVLDSLIKYGVAFIENVPATEKGTETAITRLFPIMKTFFGEMWTFSDTKDHDDFAYTKNFLPAHNDNTYFNDASGLQILHCIQHDGKGGENLAVDGFYVLQQLKSLHPETYDRLCNEYQVPSEYIEPGRHHRYTAPVVKVNSLTGCPEQLRFNINDRAVLDTIPLEKMQQFYKDMHLLGGLIQSKENEWWFKLNPGTVFIFDNWRVLHGRQQYTGKRVMSGSYVLRTEFLSAARVAGVIE